One Pleuronectes platessa chromosome 20, fPlePla1.1, whole genome shotgun sequence DNA window includes the following coding sequences:
- the cdh19 gene encoding cadherin-7 — protein sequence MGSAEEMHGWTVRMSAPGVLAVVTFFSMLPGGVLSDMRCTQGLEAQQFAQGSTHLHRRLKRGWIWKQLFVPEEDPTPRVIGQLKSDSDRGEFSIKYILSGEGAGDVFEIDEYSGEIRTLKKLDREEKAFYILQAQAINRRSNEPEEPQSEFIIQVQDINDNVPQFQNEPYVSSIPEMCPTGTTVAQVTATDADDPLFGNNAKLIYSILQGEPYFSVEPKTGTIVTSWPNMDREAREQYLVVVQVKDMLGLSGGYSTSTTVTVSLTDVNDNGPTFQHHLYTFAVPENAAVGTTVGRIMAEDGDVGINARMTYTLDDDLEENATFIIQTDPVTQEGVVLLAQPLDYETKRRFVMAAEAVNDHVDPRFLDLDGFMDRTTLKVIVQDVDEPPVFLSPAYEWKVPENAAVGTVLGGISARDTDTVGNAIRYSVDKRSDGTKAFRIDPNNGTITVARALDRETSAWHNVTVVARETSQNHLSSSVVVFIKVLDINDNVPRLARDYQPYICEGTQAGELIQLLGAVDPDEPVEGHHFYFSMVPEKHINPNFTIRDNQDNTAGIVARRSTFTRKDRTQYLLPVVVTDSGSPALSSTSTLTISVCSCQPAGHCPTGGVEALALSMGLSLQTLLGLLVCLVTLTVLSILMLMVRRHRRKQQEAQDVEVKELELPETVSQKVLYYGERGGGGAGLDFCPPAVPLRHHPRRERGRRLRREDVRASIRMSLRESHLIGPEDDVFRQFIMDRLAEADRDPHVPPFDCLRIYAYEGTGSPAGSLSSLESDAFEIVPEQAACTTRPYVVRLTPWYGGGEEDTIF from the exons ATGGGAAGTGCCGAGGAAATGCACGgctggacagtgagaatgaGCGCGCCGGGCGTTTTGGCTGTGGTGACGTTCTTTTCCATGCTTCCTGGCGGAGTGCTGAGCGACATGAGATGCACTCAGGGTCTGGAAGCCCAACAGTTTGCCCAGGGCTCCACTCATCTGCACCGCCGCCTGAAGAGAGGCTGGATCTGGAAACAGCTGTTTGTCCCGGAGGAGGATCCCACTCCTCGTGTTATTGGCCAG CTCAAATCTGATTCCGACCGAGGCGAGTTTTCTATCAAGTACATTCTATCAGGGGAAGGCGCCGGAGATGTGTTTGAGATAGATGAGTATTCAGGTGAGATCCGGACCCTGAAGAAGCTCGATCGTGAGGAGAAGGCTTTTTACATCCTTCAGGCCCAGGCTATCAACAGGAGGTCCAACGAGCCCGAGGAGCCCCAGTCGGAGTTTATCATCCAGGTGCAAGACATCAATGACAACGTCCCCCAGTTCCAGAATGAACCATATGTGTCCAGCATCCCCGAGATGTGTCCAACTG GGACCACGGTGGCCCAGGTGACAGCCACAGATGCCGATGATCCCCTGTTCGGAAACAACGCCAAGCTCATCTACTCCATCCTGCAGGGGGAGCCCTACTTCTCCGTGGAGCCGAAGACGG ggACCATTGTTACATCCTGGCCGAACATGGACCGTGAAGCCAGGGAGCAGTACCTGGTGGTGGTGCAGGTGAAGGATATGCTGGGCCTGAGCGGCGGctactccacctccaccacagtTACCGTCAGCCTGACTGATGTCAACGACAATGGGCCCACGTTCCAGCACC ACCTCTACACCTTCGCCGTCCCTGAGAACGCGGCCGTGGGAACCACAGTGGGCAGGATCATGGCGGAAGATGGAGATGTTGGCATCAACGCCAGGATGACCTACACCCTGGATGACGACCTGGAGGAGAACGCCACCTTCATCATCCAAACAGACCCAGTGACGCAGGAGGGGGTGGTTCTGCTCGCCCAG CCTTTGGACTACGAAACAAAGAGGCGCTTCGTGATGGCGGCTGAGGCCGTCAACGACCACGTGGACCCTCGGTTTCTGGATCTGGACGGGTTCATGGACAGGACGACGCTGAAGGTCATCGTGCAGGACGTGGACGAGCCGCCCGTCTTCCTCTCGCCGGCCTACGAGTGGAAGGTTCCCGAGAACGCCGCCGTGGGAACCGTGCTCGGCGGCATCAGCGCCAGGGACACTGACACGGTCGGCAACGCCATCAG aTATTCAGTCGACAAAAGGAGCGACGGCACAAAAGCTTTCAGAATCGACCCAAACAATGGAACCATTACCGTCGCTCGAGCCTTGGACCGGGAGACGAGCGCCTGGCACAATGTGACGGTCGTAGCCAGGGAAACAT CCCAGAACCATTTATCCTCCTCGGTGGTGGTGTTCATCAAAGTGCTGGACATAAACGACAATGTGCCAAGGCTTGCAAGAGATTACCAGCCATATATCTGTGAGGGGACACAGGCAGGAGAA CTCATTCAGCTGCTCGGCGCTGTTGACCCGGACGAGCCGGTGGAGGGCCACCACTTCTACTTCTCCATGGTCCCCGAGAAGCACATCAATCCCAACTTCACCATCCGAGATAATCAAG ACAACACAGCCGGCATCGTGGCGCGCCGGAGCACGTTCACCCGTAAGGATCGAACCCAGTACCTCCTGCCCGTGGTGGTGACGGACAGCGGCTCCCCAGctctctccagcaccagcacgtTGACCATCAGCGTGTGCAGCTGCCAGCCGGCAGGACACTGTCCCACGGGGGGGGTGGAGGCGCTTGCTCTGTCCATGGGGCTCAGCCTGCAGACACTGCTGGGGCTGCTGGTCTGTCTGGTCACGCTCACAG TGCTGTCAATTCTAATGCTGATGGTGAGGAGACACAGGcggaagcagcaggaggcgcaggatgtggaggtgaaggagctggagctgccggAGACGGTGTCTCAGAAGGTGCTGTATTACGGAGAGCGCGGGGGTGGCGGAGCGGGCCTCGACTTCTGCCCGCCCGCCGTTCCCCTGCGCCACCACCCCcgaagggagagggggaggcggCTGCGGAGGGAGGACGTCAGGGCCAGCATACGGATGTCCCTGAGGGAGTCGCACCTCATCGGGCCGGAGGACGACGTCTTCAGGCAGTTTATCATGGACAGGCTGGCGGAGGCTGATCGAGATCCTCACGTCCCCCCGTTCGACTGCCTCAGGATCTACGCTTACGAGGGGACGGGGTCTCCGGCAGGATCCCTGAGCTCACTGGAGTCGGATGCTTTCGAGATTGTACCCGAGCAGGCAGCTTGTACCACCAGGCCCTACGTGGTGAGGCTCACCCCTTGGtatgggggaggagaggaggacaccaTCTTCTGA